From the genome of Thermogutta terrifontis, one region includes:
- a CDS encoding glutamate synthase-related protein, with protein MSFIQYRKQNDVLGTVNRGNPADSGLCTLCESDCKGKCETWLSSLVGRKLLYPRNFGHVTAGSANVVALGVGYHALRIQGYAYDATGLPPGMTDSPDDCVFPRVDVTTEFGREVKTKCRVPIMTGALGSTFVAAKYWDSFAIGAALCGFPIVVGENVVGVDRGSKFKDGRVVESPEMDRRVNSFLRYYDGYGAIIVQMNVEDTRNGVAQYLIEKFGDKVILELKWGQGAKDIGGEIQVTDIEYARFLKDRGYIVDPDPYDPIAEAAYRSGALRSFARHSRLGATNLHSPEDVYEDFMNSIDFFRKLGYKRISLKTGAYGLEALALALRCAADAKLDLLTIDGAGGGTGMSPWNMMEYWGIPSLHLHAKTYEYCQVLKQRGIQPPDISLGGGFGREDHIFKALALCAPYTKLVCMGRAMMIPGFLGSNIEGVLRPERREAVNGNWDSLPPSVTAIGQKPEEIFAAWETVKAKVGAEEMKNIPFGAVAVCCLVDKLVAGLQQLMAGARRFSLSAICREDLMAANRETAEVTGIPFMLDAQNDKALEVLKK; from the coding sequence ATGAGTTTCATTCAGTACCGCAAGCAAAACGATGTTCTGGGAACGGTGAACCGGGGAAACCCGGCCGATTCGGGATTGTGCACCCTTTGCGAATCGGACTGCAAGGGGAAGTGTGAAACCTGGCTCAGCTCGCTGGTAGGCCGAAAGCTGCTCTATCCGCGGAACTTCGGCCATGTCACCGCCGGTTCCGCCAATGTTGTGGCGCTGGGCGTGGGTTATCACGCCCTTCGCATTCAGGGTTACGCCTACGACGCGACGGGATTGCCGCCGGGGATGACGGACTCGCCCGATGACTGCGTCTTTCCACGCGTCGATGTGACCACCGAATTTGGTCGTGAGGTCAAGACCAAGTGTCGCGTGCCGATCATGACCGGGGCACTGGGCTCCACCTTCGTGGCGGCGAAGTACTGGGATTCCTTCGCCATCGGCGCCGCGCTGTGCGGATTTCCCATTGTGGTTGGTGAAAACGTTGTGGGAGTGGACCGCGGTTCGAAGTTCAAAGACGGCCGGGTGGTGGAATCTCCCGAGATGGATCGCCGCGTCAATTCCTTCCTCCGCTACTACGACGGTTACGGCGCCATCATCGTGCAGATGAACGTGGAGGATACCCGCAACGGCGTGGCGCAGTATCTCATTGAAAAATTTGGCGATAAAGTCATTCTGGAGCTGAAGTGGGGACAGGGCGCCAAGGATATCGGAGGTGAGATCCAGGTGACCGATATCGAATATGCGCGGTTCCTCAAGGACCGTGGCTATATTGTGGATCCCGATCCTTATGATCCGATCGCCGAAGCCGCCTATCGTTCCGGTGCACTCCGCTCGTTCGCCCGACACAGCCGCTTGGGTGCCACCAATCTTCACTCCCCGGAGGATGTGTACGAGGACTTCATGAACTCGATCGACTTCTTCCGCAAACTGGGCTACAAGCGGATTTCGCTGAAAACGGGGGCCTACGGGTTGGAGGCTCTGGCCCTGGCACTTCGCTGCGCTGCGGACGCCAAACTCGATCTTTTGACGATCGACGGCGCCGGCGGCGGCACGGGAATGAGCCCCTGGAATATGATGGAATACTGGGGCATTCCTTCACTCCATCTCCATGCCAAAACGTACGAATACTGCCAGGTTCTCAAGCAGCGCGGGATCCAGCCCCCGGATATTTCACTGGGCGGTGGATTTGGTCGCGAAGACCACATCTTTAAAGCGCTGGCCCTCTGCGCTCCGTATACGAAGCTCGTGTGCATGGGCCGCGCCATGATGATCCCAGGTTTCCTGGGCAGCAACATCGAAGGGGTTCTGCGGCCGGAGCGGCGGGAAGCCGTCAACGGCAATTGGGACAGCCTTCCCCCCAGTGTGACGGCCATCGGGCAAAAGCCAGAAGAAATTTTCGCCGCGTGGGAGACGGTCAAGGCCAAGGTCGGTGCCGAAGAAATGAAGAACATTCCCTTCGGCGCCGTAGCAGTGTGCTGCCTGGTGGACAAGCTTGTGGCAGGTCTTCAGCAACTGATGGCGGGCGCCCGCCGGTTCAGCCTCAGCGCGATCTGTCGGGAAGATCTGATGGCCGCCAACCGCGAGACGGCCGAGGTGACCGGCATCCCCTTCATGCTCGATGCCCAAAATGATAAGGCCCTCGAGGTTCTCAAGAAGTAG
- a CDS encoding TraR/DksA family transcriptional regulator has protein sequence MKNESLKKEELEQFRKELLALRERLSGNVRYLTQAALNQNEEGLAGRAGSSIHPAELGSDNYEQEFTLSLVENEKEVLERVDAALKAIEEGTYGKCEMCGQRIPKIRLKAIPYATTCVKCAEESERQASRSE, from the coding sequence ATGAAGAATGAGTCGTTGAAGAAAGAAGAGCTGGAACAATTCCGAAAGGAGTTGCTGGCCCTGCGGGAGCGTCTGTCAGGTAACGTTCGCTACCTGACCCAGGCGGCCCTCAATCAAAACGAGGAAGGGTTGGCCGGGCGGGCAGGATCGTCCATCCATCCCGCAGAGTTGGGCAGCGACAATTACGAGCAGGAATTCACACTGTCACTTGTGGAGAATGAGAAAGAGGTTCTGGAGCGCGTCGACGCCGCGCTCAAGGCCATCGAGGAGGGCACCTACGGGAAGTGCGAGATGTGCGGCCAGCGAATTCCCAAAATTCGCCTGAAAGCCATCCCCTACGCCACAACCTGCGTCAAATGTGCTGAGGAAAGCGAACGACAGGCGTCGCGTTCGGAGTGA
- a CDS encoding tetratricopeptide repeat protein: MDPVEREEHLENVLQAIDRKEYLRALSEADQWLTEDPADATGYSMRALVLIRLGRFRDALEDARRARQLEPHDPQVVMVFAMAAEAENRLSWAQEAWEEAVQLSHSAPAVLREFARFMVDHRGPKPALEAARRAVEADRSNSQAWSLLAAAQLRMHQFQEAEESLKRALALDPNNVQAQALMAQYLLLRGKQNEALAISKLLQDHEQARPIVEWIQGETKKRNLERILVERALDLEARRPDPGSWRWFSLMWWVLAYTGALAVALVLDVAGIGNWIFLLVLAFLGIHLVLWALLFRG; this comes from the coding sequence ATGGATCCCGTCGAGCGTGAGGAACACTTAGAGAACGTTCTCCAGGCCATCGACCGCAAGGAATATCTTCGCGCTCTCAGTGAGGCCGATCAGTGGTTGACCGAAGATCCTGCGGATGCGACGGGATATTCGATGCGGGCCCTGGTGCTGATTCGGCTGGGGCGATTCCGGGATGCGCTGGAGGATGCCCGCCGGGCGAGGCAGCTCGAGCCGCATGATCCGCAGGTGGTGATGGTCTTCGCGATGGCTGCCGAGGCCGAGAATCGGCTTTCCTGGGCGCAGGAGGCGTGGGAAGAAGCGGTGCAACTGAGCCACAGCGCGCCAGCCGTGCTGCGAGAATTTGCTCGTTTCATGGTGGATCACCGGGGTCCCAAGCCCGCGCTGGAAGCAGCGCGTCGGGCGGTGGAAGCAGACCGAAGCAACTCGCAGGCGTGGAGTCTTCTGGCAGCCGCCCAGCTCCGTATGCACCAGTTTCAGGAGGCGGAAGAGTCACTCAAGCGGGCACTGGCTCTGGATCCCAACAACGTGCAGGCGCAGGCGCTCATGGCGCAGTATCTGCTACTTCGTGGCAAACAGAACGAGGCCCTGGCGATCAGCAAGTTGCTTCAGGACCATGAGCAGGCTCGCCCCATCGTGGAGTGGATCCAGGGCGAGACCAAAAAACGAAACCTGGAACGGATCCTTGTGGAGCGGGCACTGGACCTCGAAGCGCGCCGACCGGATCCCGGGTCATGGCGATGGTTTTCCCTGATGTGGTGGGTTCTGGCCTACACTGGCGCCCTGGCCGTCGCCCTCGTGCTGGATGTGGCGGGAATCGGCAACTGGATCTTTCTACTGGTGCTCGCCTTCCTGGGAATTCACCTGGTGCTTTGGGCACTGCTCTTCCGCGGCTGA
- a CDS encoding sulfatase: protein MSVLWGLLLATCLTGEVQALPDTSHMNVLLIDIEDCNAPALGCYGNPICKTPNLDRFTQTAVRFDRAYVQAVCCNPSRTSFLTGLRPLTTRVTRNEQEMDAHLPEGVLTLPEYLKAKGFYLAVIGKLFHRTDYAEKQLSVFDRIEMYTPPPGWKGPGPIIKFPPVPRSADWQPPPKDEKSREYREWRRKQSDRYGDSGRTREQEGDYRMAATAAALLKEFAKSKQQFFLAVAQSRPHTPLICPKKYIDMYDPAKIPDPPAPPESLVNFPYPKRAFGGNPDIFTLKQPTRQQAKEAIAAYYACLTFVDDNIGMILDALEETGLDKNTIVIFLGDHGFHLGDHGFWSKYSMLEATHRAPLIVRVPGAPANGKTCDEIVEFVDLVPTLGELLKLDLPKNLEGISFAPLLVNPQRPWKKAAFIVEDDGDAFGECVRTKKYSYMEFKKGAIPAALYDLEKDPWETRNVVDDPAYEQVRKEMADLLHAGWKAALPPGVTVP from the coding sequence ATGTCTGTCCTGTGGGGATTGCTTCTGGCAACTTGTTTGACGGGTGAAGTGCAGGCTCTGCCCGACACTTCACACATGAATGTCCTGCTGATCGACATCGAGGACTGCAATGCCCCAGCCCTGGGATGTTACGGGAATCCAATCTGCAAAACGCCGAACCTGGACCGATTCACCCAGACCGCGGTTCGTTTTGATCGGGCGTATGTCCAGGCAGTGTGCTGTAATCCCTCCCGCACGTCTTTTCTCACCGGCCTTCGTCCGCTGACAACCCGGGTGACCCGCAATGAACAGGAAATGGACGCGCATTTACCGGAAGGGGTTCTTACCCTGCCGGAGTATTTGAAAGCTAAAGGCTTTTATCTGGCAGTGATTGGCAAGTTATTCCACCGCACAGACTACGCGGAAAAGCAGCTCTCGGTGTTCGATCGCATCGAGATGTACACGCCGCCGCCAGGCTGGAAGGGTCCGGGACCGATCATCAAGTTTCCTCCCGTCCCGCGTTCCGCCGATTGGCAGCCACCGCCCAAGGACGAAAAGAGCCGTGAATATCGCGAGTGGCGCAGGAAGCAATCGGATCGGTACGGAGATTCCGGGCGAACGCGGGAACAGGAAGGCGATTACCGAATGGCTGCGACTGCGGCGGCCCTGTTGAAGGAGTTTGCAAAATCGAAGCAGCAGTTCTTCCTTGCGGTGGCACAGTCCCGACCGCACACTCCGCTCATCTGCCCGAAAAAGTACATCGACATGTACGACCCCGCTAAAATCCCCGATCCACCCGCCCCGCCGGAAAGTCTGGTCAATTTTCCCTATCCCAAGCGGGCGTTCGGCGGCAATCCGGATATCTTTACGCTCAAGCAACCCACACGGCAGCAGGCTAAGGAGGCGATCGCGGCCTATTACGCCTGTCTAACGTTTGTGGACGACAACATTGGGATGATTCTCGATGCCCTCGAAGAGACCGGCCTGGACAAAAACACAATCGTCATTTTCCTGGGCGATCACGGATTCCATTTGGGCGACCACGGATTCTGGTCTAAATACTCGATGCTGGAAGCGACGCATCGGGCACCGCTGATTGTCCGCGTTCCCGGTGCCCCGGCCAACGGCAAAACATGCGATGAAATTGTCGAGTTTGTTGACCTCGTGCCGACGCTTGGCGAGTTGCTCAAGCTGGACCTACCGAAAAACCTGGAAGGCATCAGCTTCGCGCCGCTGCTGGTGAATCCGCAACGTCCCTGGAAAAAGGCCGCCTTCATTGTGGAAGATGACGGGGACGCCTTCGGCGAGTGCGTGCGGACCAAGAAATACAGTTACATGGAGTTCAAAAAGGGCGCTATCCCGGCCGCTCTTTACGATTTGGAAAAAGACCCCTGGGAGACCCGGAACGTGGTGGATGATCCGGCCTACGAACAGGTCCGCAAAGAGATGGCGGATCTGCTCCACGCGGGCTGGAAGGCGGCTCTCCCGCCCGGCGTCACGGTGCCGTAA
- a CDS encoding DUF128 domain-containing protein, with protein sequence MSRKSPLPRVREEMPVSRREERKSRHRMEILRVLRKSQQPLTSGEIAEALASAGYLLSERTVRLYLNELDREGLTISYGHRGHTISEKGLAELRIAQTVQRVGYLSARIDEMTYKMTFDLERRTGTVVVNTSVVNPRDLAQCLDAVCQVFYKGYGMGRRLAILEPGETIGGVQIPAGKIGFCTICSITFNSVLLKHGIPTASRFGGLLELRDGKPVRFAEIIHYDGTSIDPLEIFIRSRMTNYRGAITDGNGLIGASFREIPEDARDVVIHLEEEMARIGLGGIMAVGLPSQPLLGIPVISGRVGVIVIAGLNPIAILEEIGYQVYSRALSGLLDFSRLITVDDLPEVLQKYLP encoded by the coding sequence ATGAGCAGGAAATCCCCCCTACCGCGAGTGCGGGAAGAAATGCCCGTATCCCGAAGGGAAGAACGCAAGTCACGTCACAGGATGGAAATCCTCCGCGTTCTCCGCAAGTCGCAGCAGCCTCTCACGTCAGGCGAGATCGCCGAGGCACTGGCCTCCGCAGGTTACCTGCTCAGTGAGCGGACTGTTCGCCTGTACCTCAATGAACTCGATCGGGAAGGATTGACTATCTCCTATGGCCATCGCGGCCATACCATCTCCGAGAAAGGCCTCGCCGAACTCCGCATCGCTCAGACAGTGCAGCGGGTGGGATATCTTTCCGCCCGAATCGACGAAATGACCTACAAGATGACTTTCGACCTGGAACGCCGCACCGGCACGGTGGTGGTCAACACCTCGGTGGTCAATCCGCGGGATCTCGCCCAATGTCTGGATGCCGTGTGTCAGGTTTTCTACAAGGGCTACGGTATGGGGCGACGGCTGGCCATTCTGGAGCCCGGCGAAACGATCGGTGGGGTTCAGATTCCTGCCGGGAAAATAGGTTTCTGCACCATCTGCTCAATCACATTCAACAGTGTGCTGCTTAAGCACGGGATTCCCACGGCGTCGCGATTCGGCGGCCTGTTGGAACTTCGCGATGGCAAGCCCGTGCGATTCGCAGAGATCATCCATTATGACGGAACCAGTATCGATCCCCTGGAAATATTCATCCGTAGCCGAATGACGAATTACCGTGGGGCGATCACAGATGGAAACGGCCTGATCGGAGCCAGCTTTCGGGAAATCCCTGAGGATGCCCGGGACGTGGTCATTCATCTGGAAGAGGAAATGGCGCGCATCGGTTTGGGAGGCATCATGGCAGTGGGACTCCCCTCGCAGCCTTTGCTGGGGATTCCCGTCATCTCGGGGCGTGTCGGGGTTATCGTGATCGCCGGACTCAACCCGATCGCCATTCTCGAGGAAATCGGCTATCAGGTGTATTCCCGAGCGCTCAGTGGTCTGCTCGACTTCAGCCGCTTAATCACGGTGGATGACTTGCCCGAGGTGCTCCAAAAGTACCTGCCCTAG
- a CDS encoding C45 family autoproteolytic acyltransferase/hydolase, protein MRSLSENRAVLAAGLLLAGVILFAPGHPCVSSGPALADEPAKPSWWSALRDRVLSLLGEDEGPPRGPDAAARDESLPEVYREGEYGGGVLRIVNQVPVLILHGDPEAIAEQEAALTHDATANLVAAPQDFLATLAYPGGWEGLVDRGRGLWRFIPEDYRRELTILAKKAGVSLDELLAVNALPDMYRDLACSSLVVLPERSVTGTMLFGRNLDFFSPRQLYRYTIVKVYDQSGKRYRFASVGFPGFIGCLSGMNEAGLCLAVHEVHLTGDGAPMFSPHGMPYAMLLRRIMEQCATVDEAVAVLRSSPRTTLLNIVLCDRQKAAVAEITPKSVEVRYAEDGLLACTNHFRTARLRTPVLSWRYERLMEAAELSRIDLPTLERKLDEVNLRFLTIQSMVFDPENLTLHLARGQPPATKRPYHRVELSQWLRKNSPASGGEK, encoded by the coding sequence ATGAGATCACTGTCTGAGAATAGGGCCGTTCTAGCGGCGGGACTCCTTCTGGCGGGAGTTATTTTATTCGCACCAGGACATCCGTGTGTCTCCTCGGGCCCAGCCCTGGCCGACGAACCGGCCAAACCATCCTGGTGGTCGGCACTTCGAGACAGAGTTCTTTCACTTCTCGGGGAAGACGAGGGGCCGCCCCGTGGGCCGGATGCCGCAGCACGCGACGAGTCACTCCCGGAAGTCTATCGAGAGGGCGAGTACGGAGGGGGAGTTCTTCGCATCGTCAACCAGGTGCCCGTCTTGATCCTGCACGGTGACCCCGAGGCGATTGCGGAGCAGGAAGCGGCCCTCACGCACGATGCGACGGCGAATCTGGTGGCGGCACCGCAGGATTTCCTGGCGACGCTGGCCTACCCGGGCGGTTGGGAAGGACTGGTGGATCGCGGTCGCGGCCTGTGGCGGTTCATCCCCGAGGATTACCGCCGCGAATTGACGATTCTTGCAAAAAAGGCTGGCGTTTCCCTGGATGAATTGCTGGCCGTCAATGCCCTTCCCGATATGTATCGCGATCTGGCGTGTTCGTCACTTGTCGTTTTGCCCGAGCGGAGCGTCACCGGCACGATGCTTTTCGGCCGAAATCTCGATTTCTTCTCGCCCCGCCAGCTTTATCGTTACACGATCGTCAAGGTGTACGATCAGTCGGGAAAGCGTTATCGCTTTGCCTCGGTGGGATTTCCCGGCTTCATTGGTTGCCTCTCAGGCATGAACGAAGCGGGTCTGTGCCTGGCGGTGCACGAGGTCCACCTTACGGGCGACGGCGCCCCCATGTTTTCTCCCCACGGCATGCCGTATGCAATGCTGCTGCGGCGGATTATGGAACAGTGCGCGACGGTGGATGAGGCCGTGGCGGTTTTGCGTTCCTCTCCGCGCACCACGCTGCTCAACATCGTCCTCTGCGATCGGCAGAAGGCGGCTGTGGCGGAAATCACGCCGAAGAGTGTGGAAGTTCGTTATGCGGAGGACGGACTGCTGGCCTGCACAAATCACTTTCGCACGGCACGGTTACGCACGCCGGTACTTTCGTGGCGATACGAGCGGTTGATGGAGGCGGCCGAGCTGTCACGGATCGACCTGCCCACCCTTGAGCGGAAGCTGGACGAGGTCAATCTTCGTTTTCTGACGATTCAATCGATGGTTTTTGATCCGGAGAATCTGACACTCCATCTGGCGCGGGGACAACCTCCGGCGACAAAAAGACCCTATCATCGTGTGGAACTGTCGCAGTGGCTCCGAAAAAATTCACCGGCAAGTGGAGGGGAGAAATGA
- the frr gene encoding ribosome recycling factor, whose protein sequence is MTEDEILLTVEEKMEKAISVLKENLAGIRTGRANPGLVESIKVEAYGTSVPLKQLAAVGAPEPQQLVIRPYDPGTLKDIEKAIRAADLGFNPQNDGRVIRVNVPPLSMEVRKKMVARIRELCEEAKIAIRNIRREGNKLADQAEKDKLLSEDDCERLKERIQELTKEYEEKANELAKNREKDVLEG, encoded by the coding sequence ATGACGGAAGACGAAATCCTCCTGACCGTCGAAGAGAAAATGGAGAAAGCGATCTCCGTCCTCAAGGAGAACCTGGCGGGCATCCGCACAGGTCGCGCCAATCCCGGACTCGTCGAATCAATCAAGGTTGAAGCCTACGGGACATCCGTGCCACTGAAACAGTTGGCGGCCGTGGGAGCCCCCGAACCGCAACAGCTCGTCATCCGACCGTACGATCCCGGCACACTCAAAGACATCGAGAAGGCCATTCGCGCGGCCGACCTGGGATTCAATCCCCAAAACGATGGACGAGTCATTCGCGTCAATGTCCCGCCGCTGTCGATGGAAGTTCGCAAGAAGATGGTGGCCCGCATCCGCGAGCTCTGCGAGGAGGCTAAAATCGCCATTCGCAACATTCGTCGTGAAGGCAACAAACTGGCCGACCAAGCTGAAAAAGACAAACTGCTTTCCGAAGACGACTGTGAACGTCTCAAGGAGCGGATCCAGGAGCTGACGAAAGAATACGAAGAAAAAGCCAACGAACTGGCCAAGAACCGCGAAAAAGACGTGCTGGAAGGCTGA
- the purH gene encoding bifunctional phosphoribosylaminoimidazolecarboxamide formyltransferase/IMP cyclohydrolase yields MVIKPQRALISVSDKTGLAEFARQLHKLGIEIFSTGGTRLFLEQAGVPVKDVAAYTGFPEMMEGRVKTLHPRIFGGILARRDRPEDLHSMAEHGILAFDLVVVNLYPFRKTIERPGCTEADAIENIDIGGPSLVRAAAKNHAFVAVVTQPAQYAQVLSELQTHDGITLDLRRRLAAEAFAHTAEYDQAIATWFAKQVEPGVFPPRLFFRYDRISTLRYGENPHQQAAVYALPEAKGPSVVTARQLQGKELSYNNLLDLESALEIVRHFEAPATSVIKHNNPCGAAVADSLAEATRKALAGDPVSAFGSVLGMNRVVDRATAEVLCEPGLFIEAIIAPAFDREALEMLTTVPKWKKNVRLMEVGELTRPVPCWNYRPLQEGLLVQDADNLPDDETQWKVVTQMQPDNALLPDLRFAWAMVRFVKSNAIVLAKDRMLVGVGAGQMSRVDSVEIAIRKAGDRAAGSVLASDAFFPFPDSIEHAAKAGIRAIIQPGGSVRDEEVIAACNQHRIPMIFTGRRHFRH; encoded by the coding sequence ATGGTCATCAAGCCGCAACGGGCGCTGATCAGTGTCAGCGACAAAACGGGTCTGGCCGAGTTCGCCCGACAGCTCCACAAATTGGGAATTGAGATCTTCAGCACGGGCGGCACCCGCCTGTTTCTCGAGCAGGCCGGTGTTCCGGTGAAGGATGTGGCGGCCTACACGGGATTTCCCGAGATGATGGAAGGCCGGGTGAAGACCCTCCATCCGCGGATCTTTGGGGGAATTCTTGCCCGCCGGGACCGCCCGGAAGATCTCCACTCCATGGCGGAGCACGGGATTCTGGCCTTCGATCTTGTGGTGGTGAACCTCTATCCGTTCCGTAAAACGATCGAGCGACCCGGCTGCACAGAAGCGGACGCCATCGAGAACATTGACATCGGGGGGCCTTCGCTGGTGCGAGCGGCGGCCAAGAATCACGCCTTTGTCGCCGTTGTAACGCAGCCCGCGCAGTACGCTCAGGTTCTCAGTGAACTGCAAACCCACGACGGAATCACGCTGGATCTGCGTCGCCGCCTTGCTGCCGAGGCCTTCGCACATACTGCCGAGTACGACCAGGCCATCGCGACATGGTTCGCCAAACAGGTGGAACCTGGTGTCTTTCCACCACGCCTGTTCTTCCGGTACGATCGGATCTCCACACTTCGCTACGGGGAGAATCCTCATCAGCAGGCAGCCGTGTACGCACTCCCTGAAGCGAAAGGACCATCCGTTGTCACCGCCCGCCAGCTCCAGGGAAAGGAACTTTCCTATAACAATTTGCTCGATCTGGAGTCCGCTCTGGAAATTGTGCGCCATTTCGAGGCCCCAGCCACAAGCGTCATCAAGCACAACAACCCGTGCGGGGCGGCCGTCGCGGATTCACTGGCTGAAGCCACCCGTAAAGCGCTGGCCGGGGATCCTGTGAGCGCCTTCGGTTCCGTGCTGGGGATGAATCGGGTGGTGGATCGCGCAACGGCGGAAGTCCTCTGTGAGCCGGGACTCTTCATCGAGGCCATCATCGCGCCGGCTTTCGATCGCGAAGCCCTGGAAATGTTGACCACCGTGCCCAAGTGGAAAAAGAACGTGCGGCTCATGGAAGTGGGGGAACTGACCCGGCCGGTTCCCTGCTGGAACTACCGTCCACTCCAGGAGGGACTGCTTGTGCAGGACGCCGATAACCTTCCCGACGACGAGACACAGTGGAAGGTCGTCACCCAGATGCAGCCGGACAATGCTCTCCTCCCCGATCTCCGGTTTGCCTGGGCGATGGTCCGCTTCGTCAAATCCAACGCCATTGTCCTTGCCAAGGACCGGATGCTGGTGGGAGTGGGTGCCGGCCAGATGAGTCGCGTGGACTCAGTTGAGATCGCGATCCGCAAGGCCGGAGACCGGGCCGCCGGCAGTGTCCTCGCCTCGGACGCCTTTTTCCCCTTTCCTGATTCTATTGAGCACGCAGCCAAGGCGGGGATTCGCGCCATCATTCAACCGGGCGGTTCTGTGCGAGATGAGGAGGTGATCGCCGCCTGCAACCAGCACCGAATCCCCATGATCTTCACGGGAAGGCGCCACTTCCGACATTGA
- the pyrH gene encoding UMP kinase — translation MAEAAKSGSPYRRIVLKISGEGFTRSGERGINMASVVALAEETYRAAQSGVQLAIVLGGGNILRGAQFSAGTTSIQPATAHYMGMLATVINGLAFQDALESLGVETRLVSAVPMEGVAEPHIHRRIQQHLEKGRIVILTGGTGRPFVTTDTAAAQAALEIGADILMKATKVDGVFSDDPAKNPHAILYSQISYRDVLRQNLRVMDPEAITKCAEHRLPIVVFNFRRPGNIERAVRGERVGTLITETETPVRESELSATPG, via the coding sequence GTGGCCGAAGCTGCAAAGTCGGGTTCACCGTATCGGCGGATCGTCCTGAAAATCTCGGGAGAGGGGTTTACCCGAAGCGGTGAACGCGGGATCAACATGGCGTCTGTTGTGGCGCTGGCAGAGGAGACTTATCGGGCGGCTCAATCAGGGGTCCAACTGGCGATTGTCCTCGGTGGTGGGAATATCCTGCGGGGGGCACAGTTCTCGGCGGGGACGACCAGCATACAACCGGCCACGGCCCACTACATGGGAATGCTTGCGACCGTCATCAATGGTCTGGCCTTTCAGGATGCCCTCGAATCGCTCGGTGTAGAGACCCGGCTCGTCTCCGCTGTACCGATGGAGGGTGTGGCTGAACCCCATATTCACCGCCGTATCCAGCAACATCTTGAAAAAGGCCGGATTGTCATCCTCACCGGCGGTACCGGTCGCCCCTTTGTGACGACCGATACGGCGGCAGCCCAGGCCGCCCTGGAAATCGGGGCCGATATTCTCATGAAGGCCACCAAAGTGGATGGAGTCTTCAGCGACGATCCTGCCAAGAACCCGCACGCCATTCTCTACAGTCAGATCAGCTACCGTGACGTGCTGCGGCAGAACCTCCGCGTGATGGATCCCGAGGCCATCACCAAGTGTGCCGAGCATCGTCTGCCCATCGTCGTGTTCAATTTCCGGCGGCCGGGCAATATCGAGCGAGCTGTGCGTGGCGAACGGGTCGGGACCCTCATCACCGAAACGGAAACGCCGGTTCGCGAATCGGAGCTCTCCGCCACTCCCGGATGA
- a CDS encoding deoxyribonuclease IV: MPLLGAHQSIAGGYHRAVDRAVAAGCECLQIFTKSTNRWESPPLTDEQVAQFQTALLRSGIRRVIGHTAYLINVASPDPTLWKKSVESLAEEYSRADRLGLEGLVLHPGAAMSEDRDGAAARVAEALNRVLERFPGAKPLILLETTAGQGTNLGSSFEELATIVEATEQSHRLGICWDTCHMLAADYPIDHPDGWNKTVRWFDRILGLHRLRAIHLNDSRSPRGSHVDRHEHIGRGHVGLETFRRLLHDPRVNHLPMFLETPKGKTDDGRDWDVVNLTVLRELLVRTPTPSSQEPL, encoded by the coding sequence ATGCCACTTTTGGGTGCGCATCAGTCGATTGCCGGGGGATATCATCGGGCGGTTGACCGAGCCGTGGCCGCCGGTTGCGAGTGTCTCCAAATCTTCACCAAAAGCACCAATCGATGGGAAAGCCCACCGCTGACCGACGAACAGGTGGCTCAATTTCAGACGGCCCTGTTGCGGTCGGGAATTCGGCGGGTTATCGGTCACACGGCCTACCTCATCAATGTGGCAAGTCCGGATCCCACTTTGTGGAAAAAATCGGTGGAGAGCCTGGCCGAGGAGTATTCCCGAGCCGACCGGCTGGGACTGGAAGGTCTCGTCCTCCACCCCGGGGCCGCCATGTCAGAGGATCGCGATGGGGCAGCCGCCCGAGTGGCCGAAGCGCTCAACCGCGTGCTTGAGCGCTTTCCCGGGGCCAAGCCCCTGATCCTCTTGGAGACCACGGCTGGCCAGGGCACCAACCTGGGAAGTTCCTTTGAAGAACTCGCCACCATTGTGGAAGCAACCGAACAATCGCACCGCCTGGGCATCTGCTGGGACACCTGCCACATGCTGGCAGCGGATTATCCCATTGATCATCCCGACGGTTGGAACAAGACCGTGCGCTGGTTTGATCGCATCCTCGGCCTGCACCGCCTCCGGGCGATCCATCTCAATGACAGCCGGTCACCCCGGGGCAGCCACGTCGATCGGCACGAGCACATCGGCCGCGGCCATGTGGGGCTGGAAACCTTTCGCCGCCTGCTCCATGATCCCCGCGTCAATCACCTGCCGATGTTTCTGGAAACGCCTAAGGGAAAAACGGACGACGGCCGAGACTGGGACGTGGTCAACCTCACCGTCCTTCGCGAGCTACTGGTGCGTACACCCACCCCCTCTTCGCAGGAACCCCTTTAA